The Sabethes cyaneus chromosome 1, idSabCyanKW18_F2, whole genome shotgun sequence DNA segment CGATCTGCCGGGTCAGATTTGTGGATCTTGTCTGGAGGAATTGAAACAGTTTATCCGCTTCATTCGCAAGGTCAGGGATACAGATCGAGCATTGCGGAAAAAAATTCGAGAAAACGATATTAAACAAGAGTCGCTTGAGAGCCTCTCCGCGGAAGACGTATATCAAGAGATACAAGTTTTGGACTTGGGAACTGAAATAATAGACGAAAAAGATCCGGTTGTAGCGGAAGAATATTTGGAGTGGCATGCAGCACAATCTGAACGCTCACCAAATATCACGTTGGAGTTAGAAGCCTCGCAGATCGATGATTACTCGGAAGGAGAATTCATCGGGTTTGATGACGCTGCTGTTCAAGATGAGTGTAGTATAGAAATGAAAGTAGAATTGAAAACTCCAATAACTccagaaaatttgaaaaaccTTAATGGCAAAGAAACATATAATAAGAATAATGATGTTCTCGACGAAGTCGAACAAAAATTGTTCAAAGTTATCGTGAGAACTAAAGGCGATTTTCTGTGCTGTGCTTGTTTCCAGATCTTTCCTTCCGAAGAAGCGCTGAAGGCTCATAGTGAGAAACATAAGTCCAGGATCAATCTATCTAAATCCCACAGTTGTCCGGTTTGCTACCGAAGGTACACGACTGCCCGAGGTGTTGAAGTTCATCGAAAGCAAGCCCGTGCTTTTAAAGTATACGAATGCACGCGATGTCAGGGTCGCTTCATCGACGCTAAACGACGCCGACAGCACGCTCACAATCATCCTAGCAGAGAACTTCTGAAGTCTTCGGTTTTGGCTCCAATACGTCTACAGCCAAACTACCGAAAACGACACATTTGCTGCGCACACGCTTGTGGTCTCGAATTTTCGTCCGATGAAGCACTAATCGCTCACGCTCACGAGGCCCATCGTGTGAACAAATATGAAGCGTGTTTGCCGGACAAAAAAGAAAAGCCGTTCCAGTGCAAAGTGTGCTTCAAGCGGTTCAGCCACCGAGAGGGACTTCGGATGCATCAGAAAAGAAAGTACAGACAAACCGGAAAACAGTGCTCGATCTGTGGATTGAACCTGCCGGGAAGTGCGGCTCTAGCTGCGCACGAGCGAAAGCACAGAGAGGAGAAACCGTTCCGATGTGAGGAGTGTTTCAAGTGTTTCACCAGTCCGGGTCTAGTGAAGACGCATATGCTGGTCCATTCGAACGACAAGCCGTTTGTGTGCGCCGTATGCGGAATGGGATTTCAGCGCAAGGCTGCTTTCAAAAATCACGAGCTTATATATTCAGGCGCACTGCCCTTTCCGTGTGAACTCTGTCCGAAAGCTTTCCGTGTCAAGCCTAGACTTGAGCTGCATATGCGTATTCACACCGGTGCCAGACCGTACCAGTGCAGGTGAGCAAATCAATCACCGTAGGGCTTACGGATTTAGGTTAACCAGTAAGCTTGCTTTTGCGTTACAGATATTGCGAAAAGTCCTTCGCGGACCATAGTAACCGTCAACGGCATGAGATGGGGCACACtggtgagtttttttttgtttacaaaTATGCTGAATTCTTGGTTAATTTTCAAATTGGTAGAGCTCGGCGTTAATTTGATAGATCTCACACTTtgttcgtaaacattgtttgcAATGAACCCTAATCATTCTAAATTTACGAAAAAAATTTCTAACTTAAGTACCTGGAAGAAAGCTCTTATGTGACTAGAGGTCTGTGAAAATTCGGGATCTATGCTGTTTGTGTTACGTTAAGTTTTATAACAATAATTCAGTTTTTAACACTAGTATTTTTCCGTTAAATAAAGTACTATAAAATAAACATTTCTTTCAGGTATAAAACCTCACAAATGTACATTCTGTGAAAAGACGTTCATCACGAGACGATTGCGGGCAGAACACGAACGGACACATCGCAAAGGTTAGAAGGTGATTCCGAGTCGAAATTGTCTGAATCGGTGTAATGATTAGAGTAAACCTATTGATACATTGAATCAACCTTCAGTTACTTATAGGGTAGATGTTTGAGAAACTTCATGCTTAAATGCCAAATACCTAGTAGATTTTGTattttcaatcaatcaatcaatcaaatttCCGCAGAGATGATTCTTTAAAATGCATCAAGATGAAACATAATTTGATCGATACATTTTCGAATatcaggggaagaagaaacggggacaacAGTACCATCTGTTCTCATATTTATATATTGTTATAAACGTTGAgtctctcagttggcctcgaggtatgctGCTGGCCCcataagccagttgtcgtatgttcgattctcggctgggagaggctgttagagttaacaGGATCGGAGCtactgaccctgcaattgtcctgtactctaacagctggctgcctgtagtataaaaacagaaggtcaagtttcgataacgaaatgttgcacctaggttttgctttgctataAACGTTGGGATTAACCACAAGCTAGGCTACAATAGGCCAAGCTCaaagcgccttatttcgctctctgagtATAGATAATATAGATTGGAATATAGATTAAACTAACCAACTATCAAAAGTATTAGCATAAATTATTTTACAAAAAGAtcaaatttacaaaaataacCAGATAAATAAACAAGAGGAAATGATCTACTTCCCAGTTTGTGTAGTGATTTAAACCACCAGATAGATTACTTCTGGATGGCACTGATCCCAGTTCCTCTAGGGCACGACATCAAATATTTTGCTGCTGCTTCGAATTACTCCCCATAGTAGACACATTTAGCTCGACAAAATCCACATTACACTATTTTTCACTTCAAATAGTCCAGCCACGCAAaacatgaaatttaatttagcagcaaatttttacttatttttcaaTGGGCTGATTTCACACGATTTGTGATGAATccgttacataaattttatgataaaatcgAAGTTAAATGTTTCaatttaaaaacgaaaaattcgtGACGTCAAAATTTTCACGTCCGTGCGCGCTCGTGGGTTACTTCGATTTTCCAAATAGGTAATctgattttgtatttttccCAAAAACTAGAATTGTATTCCCtgccgcaaaaaaaaaaaacgataaacgATTTACAGAGATAAGTGAACAACTTTTTTGGTATTTTGATATCCAACGTTTAGGTAACACTGACTAACCGACATAcatatagaagaaaatcctttgaaaTCCTagaagcaaaaactaagtctacaATCCCATCAATCCCGCCAAATTCACAGTAGCgtgacaacaagttgagcaggtggacgcctttaaatatcttggtagccaaacaacgcctgATGATGATTGATATAGCCACACCGATCAGGGGTTCCTTTACAGGTCTGCGAAACGAACGATAAcgaccagcgatgcatcaactttgcagcttacCGAGGCTTGgagatcagaagcactttctttccccacaaagatatccacaaagccacttggaggtcacctgaccaacgaacctcgcaCCAattcgaccatattctcatagaGGACCGGGTTttttcgaacatcaccaacatacgctaCCCACGGattgcggatatcgactcggaccattacctagtagcagtgcgctcaaaattatcgacggtctatacctcgcgacaaagccgcccttcttggttaaacattcggtaatTAAACAACTCGCCGCTGCCAGTTACCGAAAACGACGGGCgcatactggatgaagctctgcctttctctgtggagctacatgcttcgaccctcgaaaacggatggagtatgatacgctcggctgtCAACGAGGCTGCAACcgtggtgctaggtgtggaaacctcgagtgcacaaaatgattggcttgacggggaatgccaacaagcgatagagaggaaaaaagagcttggaaaaactatccaaGCAGACCcatgagagagaatttggccaaatatGGACGAGCGCGATATGAGTTGagtacgatcctgaggaggaaaaagcgccagaaggataACAGacatcgtgaggagctggaacaactcttccgagctaatgacacgcgcaagttttacgagaaggtgaaccaaactcacaAGGGATACACACCAAAACCTAACATGTGCAGGGACGAGGGAGAatatctaatcacaaacgagcgcgaggtggtcgacaggtggaagcagttctttgatgagcacctcaacggcgatatatcagcaggagacgcaatggaagttaacctcggagtacctacaaatgacaacagcgtaccggctcccgacctcgaagagatccggcgagaagtCGGTCTACTAAGCAATAATAGAGCCTTCGGAAAGGATCGACTCcgggcagaactctacaaaaatggccaagaaccgctagcaacggctgatttcaaggatttgggaagaagagaaactaccggatggaagacgtagtctgtcccatatacaaaaagggcgaccggctagactgctgtaactaccgcggcattacgctggtcaacgccgcctacaaggtgttctaccagattttgttgtgtcgtctatccccaatagcaagagaattcgtaaggcagtatcaggcgggctttatgggggcccgtgctaccacggatcaaatttttacattccgacaaatcctccagaaatgtcgggagtacaacgtacctACGCATCAtactttcgtggatttcagagcagcatacgatacagttgaacgagagcagctatggcagataatgcacgagtacggatttccggacaacctgacgcggctgatcaaagctactctggagcgagtggtgtgctacgtgcgcgtttcggggacactctcaaatcctttcgaaccgcgcagaggattgcggcaaggagatggactgtcctgtatgttattcaatatcgctattgaaggtgtgatccggcgagcgggcatcgaaacgagaggaacgatcttccaCAAGAGTAGCCAATCCCTAGCCTTcacagatgacctcgacatcattactagaaaccttgggacggagaaggcaatctacgccacaaTAAAAATggtggctaggaggatagggttacaaatcacaGCGTAAAATGCCAAATatttggtaggaagaggctccagagaaagcaacgttcgcctccaacggacagtgactatttaCGGCGAtaaactagaagtggttgatgagttcgtatatttgggatctctggtcactgccatcgccattcaagctggaaatcgagcctactttttccttcgtaagacgcttcgatcaaagagcatacgccgccgcacaaaactgacgaggtacaaaacgctaatcagaccggtagtcctctacggacttgagacagtaactttgcttatggaagacatacgtgcactagccgtatgtGAACGAAAGGTgatgcggactatttttggcgagtacaaacggaaagcggagagtggcggaggcgtatgaatcacgagattcccatcgtacacctggcgaaatttgggaCAGTACGGTGAGCTGGCAACGTCgccaggatgccggacaactgtgcagCGAAATCCGTTCTGTCAAAGAACCCTACCGGCATCAGcaacaggaatagaggggcccaacgtgccagatggctcgaccaggttgaagccgactttcgtgtgtcgagacgcgcaacgaattggcgacgagtatcccaggaccgagtacgatggagaggaattcttgatacggcaagagccaaaCCGACTCTTgactgctaaagtaagtaaccACCATAAGTGGGGTTCTGGCCACCTTCGAAATTTTGGGGAAAATATTAAATAGTAAAACCAGTCAAGCGTTTCTCACCGTTTTTTCGTCAGAAAACAAACTTTTTAGAACTTCACTTCATGCAATAAAGTCGCGACAACCGCACATTTACATATTTTAAGCAGAAAAATAGCTTATGCAAGCAACGCGTAAAATTACATCGAAAGTTGTTCGAAAaccgatttatttttgttttggattTATGGCATGTGACATCTGTCATACTTGCCTAGTAGGCCGGCTCCATCAAATACTAAAGTTTCTAgttagttttgcattttaatttgcgCTAGTTTAGTTTACCAAACCCTTGAATAATTCTAATAGTCTTCAGTTGAAAGGGCTGGAAGTAGAAATTAAACAACTAACTGCTTATAGACGGGTAAGCTTTCTGCGAATaataaataattgaataattgaaTAAAGCATCCTCTTGGTGCGTATTTTCCGTGACTATGATGATAATAACATTTATGTAAATCATTTCGAATTCCAACAATAATTCTTCTGTTTTTCCCTCAAAACGGTTGATACTTTCCACCCATCCCAACAGCTTACCCAAATTATATCCTGCTTGATTTTCCCTTTTCTCACTCAACgctttccgttccgcctccaaCACAATGGTAACGCCGGTCCGTGCCGTGATGACCAGCTGATGAGATAATGCTCTCTGCTTTAATACCGTCTTTACCCTGCGACGCGAAAATAATCCGCATGGATCCGTGGGGAAAGTGTCCGAACTCCGAATCACAGGCAACACTCCGGAACGGCATAAAAATACGCACCAATCGCCACCACCACAGCCACGTGGAGCAATGATAATCGGGATTTTCACCCATTCCTAATTGTTTAATTAATTTCGTCCTTTTCATCGGTCCAAAGCGGACCGGTTAGAAGTCGTTCGTTCTGTTCGTACTCCATTGCACAATAATTGTCGTTTCTCCCTTCGATCGGATAAACTGATGCTACAGTCTCCTCTTTGTCGGTGTGCTTCTTTCTCTTTAGTGGGTCAGCATCAGCCGAGCATCAGCGGAGGAAATCTGTCAGGATCGAAACTTCTTGTGCGTCGACCAGCTCTTTCCAGCTAAAAGAAGCGTATAATCTCGCCAATTTTCACCATCACGTCATGCCCATTATCCATTTTTCTTCCTCGCATTTACCGACCGACAGCGTTAGCTTCTTGGCTGCTCCTACTATAACGGTGACTGAGTGACGACGCGAAGAGGTCCTTCCCGAAGACTGTGGACTGTGGAGTGGAGTTTAGGTAGGTACACAGTTTGCGTGGATGCTGCTGATTGCGATGGAGAAACGAGCGAATGTCACGAGCTCGAACTATTGCAGTCCTGTGTATAGTCAAAGCAGCAACTGTGGAAAAGGATGAAATTTACTCATCGgctaaatgattttttaatcttCTTATATCGGCTGCATCTACGCAGCCGATGTCGTGACTGGTAGCCTGTCTGAGAGATTGAAGCTGTGCTGTAGTGTGCAGGCTTTTGATAGTGGAGTTTCCTTAGGGATAattatgtgcaattgttacaGCGATTGCTGGCAACCAAGCGGCCAGTGTTCAGTCAAAACGTGTTGATAATAATAATAGGCAGCAAGCAACGAAGTCGAAGACAACATGACTGTCGCAATTTTATCCTATGTATTCTAGCTTAATGGAggtacagtactggacaaaataaagtacgcacttaccacatcttgaaactttcatgcttttctcattatttatagtagataactattcacagtgatcgaacaaaaattagctttatagaTGTACTTTCAGAAGATATCTTATACAGAGGCTTTATACTCCAGAggtttgtcgatatatttttgagcaaatttaagacgtttgatcctatataaattaatattacttaaaaacaaatattgaatatgcaataaacaaacctgttaacatttcggataaatggccttcgttgagcaaatccatttttaaatcccatttccttcagtcttctacgaacagttcgttcggaaatatttaagtTCGTATTTCCTCTTTCAGTCCAGTCTTTCACGCTTCCaagttcctcatattttttcaatgtttttcgtactcCTGCCTCACTTATTTCATATCATCGAGCAATTTCTCTATTCGAGaaacctttcttacgatttttaacgataagtttccggttatcttcacaaatttgcttttttgccgTCGTTccagataaaaacgcgcaccagtaatgaaaaatcaatcacaaacaatttgttttgacacttcgctgcagtgtgatggcgaggaaactattcgtatgcagtaggcggcgttgtgcagtcattatattagtagtgcgtactttattatgaccaactaaaaattgactttttctagaactatGCAATAGCTTGACcaaaatagctaatgtttatatttaacgatacataattcgtttaaagcattgaaaatgctacaatttgtccaaatataccgagttcatatgtttgacaataaaaaagataccgcgtgttatatagtatgagagcgggtgcgtactttatattgtccagtactgtacaTACTTAAACCATAAATGTTATACTACCAAAAATGGTTACCGTGCATACGTCCTGTTTAGGACTTCCTCCACAGTTTAGTTAACCAAAACATGTTCCTGTAACATCGCCCACACTTTAGTAAAAGTGTGATATGCCAATTTGGCAGGCGATCCATTCTGATGCTGTTCTGTGTCAGTCATCAGCTACCGTTTTTGACAATGCCGCTAGCGTGAGTCGACAAGTATAGCAACAAAGCGCTAGACCAAATACGGCGATCCGTTTTTCGGAGAGATTTTGCCCAAAGTATCCAAGTGGTGGCTACGAAATTTGTTAGAAGTAAAGTTCTATTTGTATTACGACGATATACTGGCTAACGTTCATCGACCGGGTTTATAACAGGAAAAAGCCGAAATCGATTCTGCCAGAAGGATATAAGCTGCAGCATAGTAGGCAAAAAAATGCCTAAGTCATTGATTTTCCCGCATGACAGGCCCATCACAGTCAAAAATCAATCCGAACGTTCCCAACAGCAGGCGCTAAGCAAAGACGACCCTGACTTGCCTGGGAAGCCGAAGCGATGACAACGACAATGACCAGCGTGTTCCGTCTGATTCCGGGAGTAAGTAATTAATCTTTCCTGTCCTCTTGTCGGATTCAGATGatgaaaaaatgttttcttCGGGTTACGTGCAGAAGTTTTCGCTAAGGCCTGTTCcgattagttttttttaaacttatCCAATTACTTTCTAGTTTGTCCTTTTCAGTGGAGACGCTTGGTTGTTCATTTCTGTACATTTTAACAATTTAGGTGAGAACCTACTAAAACATTGTAGGTACCGAATTCGACATCAAACATAAAATATTCATTGCCTTATCCGGTAACAATTGATAAACTGGTTTTCCACTGCGTATCAAGTGTGCAGCAAATTACAGCCAAGTGGAATGCTGACGACCATTGCTAGCCGTTGACAGAAAATGGGCaataattttccactttttcagATACACGCTTCCTACTCGACAGTAACCGCCATTagcgaaattgaaaaaaaacagaaaataaacattttaaaaaataataaagcacACTTCTCGCAATGGGAAAACAGCATTCAGCTGGCGAATCCGTGTGCGGATTAAGCTCTGAAACATTGCCATTCGGGGCCGTTTGCGCCGCGGCAGATGCTgacgattttaaatatttaaataaacaCGAAGAAGGTTTGCAATAATGGCAATTCTCACCCTCCTCTCCCGGCTGATGGCCTTCGCGGAGACGGCCAGCCCACCCGATGAGGTAGTATAGCGGAGACGGTGAAATACGTCAACTGCTTCGCATTTCCGACCCGACCGTGCCGTAGGAAATATAGTCGCCTAGGGTGCCCTTATCAGAAACATTCCGGAACAGGAGCGCGGCGAGTAGGGGTAAATCATAGCGGTATTATTGTAGGTAAATGTCCTATTTAGAAGTATTTGTCGTACACTCATGCTTGCGATTTGTTTATTCTGCAACAATTGTCAACAAGTAATTTGAATACTGCGAATCGGagtagaattttgaaataattttttaatgaaGCTCGAGTCGGACCTATTAACTTATTAACTTTATTAACTGGTCGGACCTGGACTGTTTTGACAGccgatttttttcctttttcagtaCTAAAAAGTTCGTCATGATTAATTTTGTTTCATAGAAGTTATACCTACTTGTTGGACAGCcatttcgaaaatcgaaaatcgataaaaaccctacagtataaaaccttaCAAATATAAGCTcatccgcaacatgcataacagaggttGCTACAGTGCAAGcgaaatgtgtaggacgatggtttttaacaGATTTTCTTCTATAGTTGTCttatcagttcgtcagtgaccCACCCAGGTTTCGTCATAAATAAGACTGTGGGTTCTAAAATGTACAAGCAGCGGTGCCTGGAAAAAACATATTCTTCCGTACATTAAAGCACACAATGGACCTGTAAAGTTTTGggatgatttggcaagctgccACTACAGCGAAAAAGTACTACAGTGGTTTTCTGCCAAATGTTGGCCGATGACAAACAataattaaatagactaaaaaagAGAACACAGGAGAGATCTGGGAATTAAGCTTTTGCCACTGCAAAATATTACAGCCATATTTCATTAATTTCGCGGACATATAAAATTGGCCAGAAAATTTTCTGCAACTGTATGTAGTTAGATCGGAGCGAGCTCACTAGTCAACAAATCCGgactttttctcgttttatcAAACCAAATTTGAAGAGCCGAAACGTactgattttaaacatttttgacatttttaacactatctctgttaccagttttattGATACATGTTTAGTGAAGTCCACAGAAAATGGATAGGCATGGACGTACGTATGGTCAATATGCGAAACGTTTCAAAATCTGTGGCCTagtgtatttattgaaaaagctcaGTACCGACGGTACCGACGAACAGAGCTGATCTGTGAATCCACGTCCATTTCGATGGCATTTGATCGTAGTGTTTTTTCACTGCTCTGCTGGATCCGGATGATAGCGGATGGACACTTAGTGCAGCTTAGCTCGTACAGAGATCAGCGTGTATTACATGACATTCATAAAACATGAACGATACTATACACCACAAGTGCAAAGTCAAATAAATTCCAACCGTTCGTGCCCATCCAAACATCATCGCGTAAATAATAGAGAACAGACTGGAGCACTCGAACTAATTACAGTGCCGTCATCAGCATATGGTCCACCGAGTATGTCGGTTGAGAAAAAAAAGTGTAAACATTTCATTCGGACCCGGCCGGCCGGCCTAGCCAAACAGTTCAGGACAAAACACACAAGGATGATTCTGTTGATTACATCTGCTCGGTTCGCACAGAGCTACAGTAGCGAGcaattgcagcagcagcagcaacgaacgaaaaaagctgctgaatTCGCGTATTTATTGCCTGGCCCCAGAGTGGACACTTGCCCATCGAGGGCGGCACCGTAGCACAACTGAGTGCGCTGGAGTCTAGCCGAAGCTTTTGCGAGATTAACACAATATTGTTTGCTTAGCCGTTATTCATTCGCCCCGGTAGAAAGTGTAAAGCAGCGCCCTGATGGGTTCTGGTGCAACCGTTACAGAAAGCGCTATGATTAAATTGTCACTGTGCCAAAGAAGGGCGTTTATTTTCCGGCAGATTTCCGAAATCTTCTATGCTAGAGAAGGCAGCgtataatattattatttgGCTGGGAAAATATTGAATATAGCAGCTGTTGTGTGATTTCCGTGAAATGATTTATAGTGCTTTTATCCAAACAGGATAGCAGAGTAGCATACATCTTTTGAATCAGAACTCATATTTCAACCATAAGTCCGTAAGAGCCAAGTATCAAGTATATTAAAATAATCGTCTGAACCGTTCGACCCTTACCGACCGTCCAAAGGAGTGCCTAGGCAATAGctttgacgcaggactacgtcttcTTGCGGAAAGGTAAGGGTGTAAAATCAACATCCAATACGTGTAAAGAATAAACATTTAAAGTTTTAAATGCTTAACACTTTTGTTTCTTAACGGATTAATGACACCCCATTAgtcatacggacggttgccgtACGGAAAAATGCCATAAAGACGAACAcgataatgtatgtttgccatatattcgacttttgattttttggtatGCCCAATTCGACCAATTTTTCGTCCTTTTTTCGACCTTTTTTCGTCCGCTGACCGTCGAAGAGTTTGGACGCGCATTTTTACTGCGCAGTAACATAagtacaatattttttttttttaccgaCTTGCGAAAGCCTCGCGaatatttataaacaattttgaCCGTCGCGCAACCGCGAGTAACTAgtatttataaacaatttttgaCCGTCGCGTAACCGTGTGTAAATAATTTATCTTGTCCGCCGCGCAGTGAACTCCAGCCGTAATGAAGTGCAACGCTCCTGAATGTGGAATGACAAGTCTACGTCATCTTTGGAAGTGTCATGGAACATGCGGACGCAGCTTTCATGCTGCTTGTATTGGTGCTAAACGTGAGTGGGAGGACGATTTACGGAATTTCGTCCTGCCACTATGTACAGAATGCACACCAGACTTCACGGAAAAATACTCGCTGAAGCAAATAATCAGCAAGCAGACAGAAAGCCAACATCGAATCATCACACAATTGCAGAATATCACGCATATGCAGGACGCCGTGGAACAAATCGAAAAACGAATGGCTGCCATTG contains these protein-coding regions:
- the LOC128745324 gene encoding zinc finger protein-like, whose translation is MEFICLALCRTCMTEIDDPDLAMSLVAHLEDDSPVGTVIIELTSVHIQEHSDLPGQICGSCLEELKQFIRFIRKVRDTDRALRKKIRENDIKQESLESLSAEDVYQEIQVLDLGTEIIDEKDPVVAEEYLEWHAAQSERSPNITLELEASQIDDYSEGEFIGFDDAAVQDECSIEMKVELKTPITPENLKNLNGKETYNKNNDVLDEVEQKLFKVIVRTKGDFLCCACFQIFPSEEALKAHSEKHKSRINLSKSHSCPVCYRRYTTARGVEVHRKQARAFKVYECTRCQGRFIDAKRRRQHAHNHPSRELLKSSVLAPIRLQPNYRKRHICCAHACGLEFSSDEALIAHAHEAHRVNKYEACLPDKKEKPFQCKVCFKRFSHREGLRMHQKRKYRQTGKQCSICGLNLPGSAALAAHERKHREEKPFRCEECFKCFTSPGLVKTHMLVHSNDKPFVCAVCGMGFQRKAAFKNHELIYSGALPFPCELCPKAFRVKPRLELHMRIHTGARPYQCRYCEKSFADHSNRQRHEMGHTGIKPHKCTFCEKTFITRRLRAEHERTHRKG